One genomic window of Desulfurellaceae bacterium includes the following:
- the gatC gene encoding Asp-tRNA(Asn)/Glu-tRNA(Gln) amidotransferase subunit GatC, protein MRVNRQEVQRVALLARLDLSEAETDELVAHFDKVLAYMDKLNELDTDGVEPLAHAVETEAPLRDDRVTSQADADALLQNAPHRQADFLKVPKIIE, encoded by the coding sequence ATGCGGGTGAACCGACAAGAAGTCCAGCGGGTGGCGCTTTTGGCCCGCCTGGATCTCAGCGAGGCGGAAACAGACGAACTGGTCGCCCACTTCGACAAGGTGCTGGCCTACATGGACAAGCTGAACGAACTGGATACGGATGGGGTTGAGCCTTTGGCCCATGCGGTTGAGACGGAAGCGCCGTTACGCGACGACCGGGTTACCAGTCAAGCCGACGCCGACGCCCTGCTGCAAAACGCGCCCCACCGCCAGGCAGACTTTTTGAAAGTGCCCAAAATCATCGAA
- a CDS encoding YraN family protein, which produces MTGERGRLGQAGETEAERFLRAKGYTIVARNYRSGAGEIDLVALSRQTVVFVEVRSLSGPQFGDPLATVTPRKQRHIARVALSYLSRHRLHDRAARFDVIGIRWQNDRGAKRPARITHIQDAFELPSAY; this is translated from the coding sequence ATGACGGGCGAGCGAGGACGTCTGGGCCAGGCTGGGGAGACCGAGGCCGAGCGCTTTCTGCGGGCAAAAGGCTATACGATTGTGGCCAGAAACTACCGCTCCGGGGCGGGGGAGATTGATCTGGTGGCCCTGTCCCGGCAGACCGTGGTCTTTGTCGAGGTCCGTAGCCTGAGCGGACCGCAGTTCGGTGACCCTCTGGCCACGGTCACGCCGCGCAAACAGCGCCACATTGCCAGAGTCGCGCTGTCGTATCTCAGCCGCCATCGGCTGCACGACCGGGCGGCCCGTTTTGATGTCATCGGTATTCGGTGGCAGAATGACAGGGGTGCCAAACGGCCAGCTCGTATCACCCATATTCAAGACGCCTTCGAGCTGCCGTCCGCCTACTAG
- the serS gene encoding serine--tRNA ligase has protein sequence PPKPHWELAEQLGIIDFERGVKISGTRFYVLKGLGARLQRALISWMLDLHIAKHGYTEVYPPVMVKEQCLVGTGNLPKFGDNLYRDVEEDFWFVPTAEVPVTNLYRDELLEADQLPIYHVAYTPCFRREKMSAGRDVRGIKRGHQFDKVEMVKFVRPETSDAELVSLVDNAEDVCRGLGVPHRVVQMCTGDLSFVAAMKYDVEMWAPGCQEWLEVSSCSNFRDFQARRARIRYRPARGAKPEFLHTLNGSGLALPRVFIAVLENYQQADGSVEIPAVLRPYMAGVERIGPAS, from the coding sequence CCGCCCAAGCCGCACTGGGAGTTGGCCGAGCAGCTGGGGATTATTGATTTTGAGCGCGGGGTCAAGATTTCCGGAACCCGCTTCTATGTGCTCAAGGGGCTTGGCGCCCGTCTCCAGCGCGCCCTGATCAGCTGGATGCTGGATCTGCACATCGCCAAACATGGCTATACCGAGGTGTATCCGCCGGTCATGGTCAAGGAACAGTGTCTGGTCGGAACCGGCAATCTGCCCAAATTTGGCGATAATCTGTACCGGGACGTTGAAGAAGACTTCTGGTTTGTTCCCACGGCCGAGGTACCGGTGACCAATCTGTACCGGGACGAGCTGCTTGAGGCCGACCAGCTGCCCATCTACCACGTAGCCTACACCCCGTGTTTTCGGCGAGAAAAAATGTCGGCCGGTCGCGATGTGCGCGGCATTAAGCGCGGTCATCAGTTCGATAAGGTCGAAATGGTCAAGTTCGTGCGGCCCGAGACCTCGGACGCCGAACTGGTCAGCCTGGTGGATAATGCCGAGGATGTCTGCCGTGGGCTCGGCGTGCCTCACCGGGTGGTGCAGATGTGTACCGGTGACCTGAGCTTTGTGGCTGCCATGAAGTACGACGTGGAAATGTGGGCGCCGGGCTGCCAGGAGTGGCTGGAGGTCAGCTCGTGCTCGAATTTTCGCGATTTTCAGGCTCGTCGGGCCAGGATTCGCTATCGTCCGGCTCGGGGTGCCAAACCGGAATTTCTGCACACCCTGAACGGTTCGGGTCTGGCCCTGCCGCGGGTGTTCATCGCCGTGCTCGAAAATTATCAACAGGCCGACGGCAGCGTTGAGATTCCGGCCGTTCTGCGGCCCTATATGGCCGGTGTCGAGCGGATCGGGCCGGCGTCCTGA
- a CDS encoding ubiquinol-cytochrome c reductase iron-sulfur subunit — MARKPISEEEQREIEARRRIEQIAERKKRVSERAERGGLWSRRDFFGRLSWGGFGLVSLISLLAFVRSAFPRVLVLPPSRFKAGFPGDYPVGEVSEKYTQEFRVWIVREPQGLYAIFAKCTHLGCTPRWSGSENKYKCPCHGSGYYKNGYNFEGPAPRPMDRFQLSLDEEGQLEVDMSKVFTMQPGGDPNKQHPDSILKV; from the coding sequence ATGGCCAGAAAACCCATTTCAGAAGAAGAACAGCGGGAAATCGAAGCCCGACGACGCATCGAACAGATTGCCGAACGCAAGAAGCGGGTTTCCGAGCGAGCTGAGCGCGGTGGCTTGTGGTCACGGCGTGATTTTTTCGGCCGGCTCAGTTGGGGCGGGTTTGGACTGGTGTCACTGATCAGTCTGCTGGCCTTTGTCCGCTCAGCCTTTCCCCGCGTCCTGGTTCTGCCCCCGTCCAGGTTCAAGGCCGGTTTTCCGGGCGACTATCCGGTCGGAGAGGTGAGCGAAAAATACACCCAGGAGTTCCGGGTGTGGATCGTCCGTGAACCCCAGGGGCTGTACGCCATCTTTGCCAAATGTACCCATCTCGGCTGTACGCCACGCTGGTCGGGCTCTGAGAACAAGTACAAATGCCCCTGCCATGGGAGCGGTTATTACAAGAACGGCTATAATTTTGAGGGGCCGGCGCCGCGACCGATGGACCGCTTTCAGCTCTCGCTGGATGAGGAGGGGCAGCTCGAAGTGGATATGAGCAAGGTGTTCACCATGCAGCCCGGGGGTGATCCCAACAAGCAACATCCGGACAGTATCCTCAAAGTCTAA
- a CDS encoding cytochrome b N-terminal domain-containing protein: protein MSQWDELKRQVMESQAWQSIFRHGYEDTPRNRILMVSGNVWLHLHPSKVRKHSTRLRFTWCMGGITFLMFLVTTITGVYLMFYYRPVAEYAYADIKYLEFDMPFGMLMRNMHRWAAHGMVIAVWLHMFRVFMTGSYKPPREFNWVVGVILLVLTLLLSFTGYLLPWDQLSIWAVSVGSNMGRATPLLGHEGPGRELLGVNAVYDARAFLFGGGEIGAHTLLRFYILHCIFIPLVTSLFLAVHFWRIRRDGFSGPPL from the coding sequence ATGAGTCAGTGGGACGAACTCAAACGTCAGGTGATGGAATCGCAGGCCTGGCAGTCCATCTTCCGCCACGGCTATGAAGACACGCCGCGCAACCGGATTCTGATGGTGTCGGGCAATGTGTGGCTCCACCTGCACCCGTCCAAAGTTCGCAAACACTCGACCCGTTTGCGTTTCACCTGGTGTATGGGGGGGATTACCTTCCTCATGTTTCTGGTGACGACCATCACCGGCGTCTATCTCATGTTCTACTACCGACCGGTGGCCGAGTACGCCTACGCGGATATCAAATATCTGGAGTTTGATATGCCGTTCGGCATGCTGATGCGCAACATGCATCGCTGGGCCGCGCACGGCATGGTCATTGCCGTCTGGCTCCACATGTTCCGCGTGTTCATGACCGGTTCCTATAAACCGCCGCGCGAGTTCAACTGGGTGGTGGGAGTTATTCTGCTGGTGCTGACCCTCCTGCTGTCCTTCACCGGTTACCTGCTGCCGTGGGATCAGCTGTCGATCTGGGCCGTCTCGGTCGGCTCGAACATGGGCCGCGCCACCCCGTTGCTGGGCCACGAGGGGCCGGGTAGGGAACTGTTGGGGGTCAATGCCGTCTACGACGCGCGGGCCTTCCTGTTTGGCGGCGGAGAAATCGGCGCACATACCCTCCTGCGCTTCTACATCTTGCACTGTATTTTCATTCCGCTGGTGACCAGCCTGTTTCTGGCGGTCCACTTCTGGCGGATTCGCCGGGACGGTTTCTCCGGTCCTCCACTGTAG